A window of the Helianthus annuus cultivar XRQ/B chromosome 4, HanXRQr2.0-SUNRISE, whole genome shotgun sequence genome harbors these coding sequences:
- the LOC110918553 gene encoding uncharacterized protein LOC110918553 — MSSSAAVFSVTTSSAVQPRTTRQHLITSRLSLPSPSSSQFIRQQRPIPRSINHGRNRNNSNTTTTFKPRRSTVLMEWQDCTVKMEIDVPISVAYNCYLDREAIPRWMPFISTVKVLEDKPELSRWSLKYKAFGRDLEFSWLARNMQPIPNQKIHWRSLEGLPNRGAVRFFPKGSSSCLVELTVSYEVPQLLSPVASALQPFLQNLLGRGLARFANFAKTYQTDAA; from the exons ATGTCGTCGTCCGCTGCCGTCTTCTCCGTCACCACCTCATCCGCCGTCCAACCCCGCACAACTAGACAACATCTCATCACATCCAGACTCTCACTACCATCCCCTTCATCTTCGCAGTTCATCAGACAACAACGCCCGATTCCTCGGTCAATCAATCATGGCCGTAACCGTAACAACAGTAACACCACAACGACTTTTAAACCTCGACGATCTACTGTCCTCATGGAATGGCAGGACTGCAC GGTAAAAATGGAAATTGATGTGCCAATTTCGGTGGCCTATAATTGTTATCTTGACAGAGAAGCAATTCCTCGATGGATGCCTTTTATTTCAACTGTTAAG GTATTAGAAGACAAACCCGAATTATCACGGTGGTCTCTCAAGTATAAAGCATTTGGGCGTGATCTTGAATTCTCTTGGCTTGCTCGCAATATGCAG CCAATCCCAAATCAAAAAATCCACTGGAGATCCTTAGAAGGTCTTCCCAACAG AGGAGCCGTACGGTTTTTTCCTAAAGGTTCTTCGTCATGTTTGGTTGAA CTTACGGTTTCATATGAAGTACCTCAATTACTGTCCCCTGTGGCATCT GCGTTACAACCTTTCCTTCAAAACTTGTTGGGGCGTGGCTTGGCAAGATTTGCAAATTTTGCAAAAACATACCAAACGGATGCGGCCTGA
- the LOC110918550 gene encoding probable protein phosphatase 2C 49, with translation MLTKAAAAVEVMGEDIANDVVLTHLDNTNKLPVPKSVDPQGFPSIRSGSYADIGIRRSMEDEHIRIDDLSAYLGSLPNPSAFYGVFDGHGGPEAAAYVKDNVKRLFLRNPQISHADEVEDYLRKAFRSADIALAEEPSVSSSTGTTALTALLLGRLLVVANAGDCRAVLCRKGTAINMSQDHRPTHPSERKRVEELGGFVDDGYLNGVLSVSRALGDWDMKLPRGSASPLTSEPEIQQIILTEEDEFLIIGCDGIWDVMSSQQAVKIVSRGLRRHGDPEQCAKDLVREALRLSTYDNLTVIVVCFTAKNHQRDTTPRPKRFCGLSTQALYSFKSLLNK, from the exons ATGCTAACCAAAGCAGCTGCAGCAGTAGAGGTGATGGGAGAAGACATTGCAAACGACGTCGTTCTTACTCATCTC GATAATACTAATAAACTACCGGTACCAAAATCTGTTGATCCGCAAGGTTTTCCAAGCATTAGATCTGGAAGCTATGCGGATATCGGTATTCGAAGATCAATGGAAGATGAACATATCAGAATAGATGACTTGTCTGCATATTTAGGCTCTCTACCAAATCCGAGCGCCTTTTATGGA GTTTTTGATGGTCATGGAGGACCTGAAGCGGCTGCCTATGTTAAGGATAATGTGAAGCGTTTATTTCTTCGGAATCCTCAAATATCGCACGCAGATGAAGTTGAGGATTATCTCAGGAAGGCGTTTCGTTCAGCTGATATCGCTTTGGCGGAAGAACCTAGCGTCAGCAGCTCCACTGGGACTACGGCATTGACAGCTCTACTCTTAGGAAG GCTTCTTGTGGTAGCGAATGCAGGAGACTGTCGAGCCGTTCTTTGCAGAAAAGGCACAGCAATTAACATGTCACAAGACCATAGACCAACTCATCCTTCAGAACGAAAGCGTGTAGAGGAGCTTGGCGGGTTTGTGGACGATGGATATCTTAACGGTGTTCTTTCTGTATCCCGGGCTTTAGGCGATTGGGACATGAAGCTACCTCGGGGGTCTGCATCACCATTAACATCAGAGCCAGAAATTCAGCAAATAATTCTCACTGAGGAAGACGAGTTCCTGATAATTGGGTGTGACGGGATTTGGGATGTAATGTCAAGTCAGCAAGCAGTCAAAATTGTGAGCCGTGGCTTACGCCGCCATGGTGACCCTGAACAGTGTGCTAAAGATCTTGTAAGAGAGGCCCTACGCCTTAGCACATATGATAATCTCACTGTCATAGTTGTTTGTTTTACTGCCAAAAATCATCAAAGAGATACAACACCGCGGCCCAAACGATTTTGTGGCCTTTCTACACAGGCATTGTACAGTTTCAAGAGTTTGCtcaataaataa
- the LOC110918551 gene encoding short-chain dehydrogenase reductase 3b, producing MMNKPRLEGKVALITGGASGIGEAAARLFLEHGACVVIVDIQDDLAHQLIASCTDSGKICYCRCDVRDEKQVEAAVSHTVTKYGSIDILFSNAGIMGPMTTILDMNLDDFDNTMAINVRGVAATIKHAARAMVAAKTHGSIICTASVAASIGGAGPHAYTTSKHAMIGLMKTACNELGAHGIRVNCISPFGVATPLSCAAYNLEAGEVEANCCATGNLKGVVLKAKHVAEAALFLASDESVYVSGQNLGVDGGFTVVSHSYSVN from the exons ATGATGAACAAGCCCAG ATTGGAGGGTAAAGTAGCCCTTATCACCGGTGGTGCAAGCGGCATAGGAGAAGCCGCAGCCCGGTTATTCCTGGAGCACGGAGCCTGTGTCGTTATCGTGGACATCCAAGATGACTTAGCTCACCAACTCATTGCCTCGTGTACAGATTCCGGTAAGATCTGTTATTGCCGTTGTGATGTAAGGGACGAGAAGCAAGTAGAAGCCGCGGTGAGCCACACAGTAACCAAATACGGCTCTATCGACATCCTCTTCAGCAATGCGGGAATCATGGGCCCTATGACAACCATCCTAGACATGAACCTGGATGATTTCGACAACACCATGGCGATCAACGTCCGTGGGGTGGCTGCAACCATCAAACACGCGGCTCGCGCCATGGTAGCCGCAAAAACACACGGCTCCATCATATGCACGGCTAGTGTTGCAGCTTCAATTGGAGGAGCTGGTCCACATGCCTACACCACTTCCAAACACGCCATGATCGGCTTGATGAAAACCGCTTGCAATGAGCTCGGGGCTCATGGGATTAGAGTCAACTGCATTTCTCCTTTCGGCGTGGCTACACCTCTCAGCTGCGCCGCGTACAATCTAGAAGCCGGTGAGGTTGAGGCTAACTGTTGTGCGACTGGGAATTTAAAAGGGGTGGTGCTGAAGGCTAAACATGTGGCGGAGGCCGCGTTGTTTTTGGCTTCGGATGAATCGGTGTATGTAAGCGGGCAGAATTTGGGGGTTGATGGTGGGTTTACGGTGGTTAGCCATAGCTACTCCGTGAATTAG